A genomic window from Corallococcus exiguus includes:
- a CDS encoding ribosome-binding factor A, with product MSSSKHRRTRTSLRRSGSSLFHSEAPSARHLRVQSTLSEDVSLLFRSELSDPMLEGVALTSCELSPEGRTVRIGYSLPHDANPATVKEALARAEGFLRSRLAQHLNLKRTPHLRFVLVGTAPRTEAEDGEGGDA from the coding sequence ATGTCCTCTTCCAAGCATCGCCGTACCCGCACGTCCCTCCGGCGCTCGGGCTCCTCGCTGTTCCATTCCGAAGCTCCGTCCGCGCGTCACCTGCGCGTCCAGTCCACCCTCTCCGAGGACGTCTCGCTGCTCTTCCGGAGCGAGCTGTCCGACCCCATGCTCGAAGGCGTCGCGTTGACGTCGTGCGAGCTGTCCCCCGAAGGCCGCACCGTGCGCATCGGCTACTCGCTGCCGCACGACGCGAACCCCGCCACCGTGAAGGAGGCCCTCGCCCGAGCGGAGGGCTTCCTGCGCTCGCGGCTCGCGCAGCACCTGAACCTCAAGCGCACCCCGCACCTGCGCTTCGTCCTCGTGGGCACCGCCCCACGCACCGAAGCCGAGGACGGAGAAGGGGGTGACGCATGA
- a CDS encoding dihydrolipoyl dehydrogenase family protein — MAETFDVVVIGAGPAGENAGARAAAGGLKVALVEHELLGGECSYWACMPSKALLHPGETLWLAKHTPGVRELIQGPLKADAVLKHRDQMVSGYDDRSQVKWAEGAKLTVVRGKGRLTGPRKVAVTGKDGKVREMEAKQAVVIATGSTPRLPDIAGLKDSRPWDNREGTGAKAVPGRLVVLGGGVEAVELAQAWRELGSEVTLVQRGPRVLKRFEPFVSEQVAEALRDSGVRVLLETQATKVQRSGAQGEYTITLTGGDTLRADALLVAMGRTARTDDLGLDTVGLKPGATIEVDDQLRATGVDGGWLYACGDANGRNMLTHMGKYQARLLGDVLLGKPAKAWADAKATPQVIFTHPQVGSVGLTEDQARKAGVPVKTVQYELGDVAGASVMGKDLKGTAKLVVDEQRRVIVGATFTGPGVGEMIHAATIAVAGEVPLDTLWHAVPSYPTVSEVWLRLLEAYGL; from the coding sequence ATGGCCGAGACTTTCGACGTGGTGGTGATTGGAGCGGGTCCCGCGGGAGAGAACGCGGGCGCGCGCGCGGCGGCGGGTGGGTTGAAGGTCGCGCTGGTGGAGCACGAGCTCCTGGGCGGCGAGTGCTCCTACTGGGCCTGCATGCCCAGCAAGGCGCTCTTGCACCCCGGCGAGACGCTGTGGCTGGCGAAGCACACGCCCGGCGTGCGCGAGCTCATCCAGGGCCCGCTCAAGGCGGACGCCGTGCTCAAGCACCGCGACCAGATGGTGTCCGGCTACGACGACAGGTCCCAGGTGAAGTGGGCGGAGGGCGCGAAGCTCACCGTGGTGCGCGGCAAGGGCCGGCTCACGGGCCCGCGCAAGGTGGCCGTCACGGGCAAGGACGGCAAGGTGCGCGAGATGGAGGCGAAGCAGGCCGTCGTCATCGCCACGGGCAGCACGCCGCGCCTGCCGGACATCGCGGGCCTCAAGGACTCCAGGCCGTGGGACAACCGCGAGGGCACCGGCGCCAAGGCCGTGCCGGGCCGGCTGGTGGTGCTGGGCGGCGGCGTGGAGGCGGTGGAGCTGGCGCAAGCGTGGCGCGAGCTGGGCTCGGAGGTGACGCTGGTGCAGCGCGGGCCCCGCGTGCTCAAGCGCTTTGAACCCTTCGTCAGCGAGCAGGTGGCCGAGGCGCTGCGCGACTCCGGCGTGCGCGTGTTGCTGGAGACGCAGGCCACCAAGGTGCAGCGCTCCGGAGCCCAGGGCGAATACACCATCACGCTGACCGGCGGGGACACGCTGCGCGCGGACGCGCTGCTCGTCGCCATGGGCCGCACCGCTCGCACGGACGACCTGGGCCTGGACACGGTGGGGCTCAAGCCCGGCGCGACCATCGAGGTGGATGATCAGCTCCGCGCCACGGGTGTGGACGGCGGCTGGCTGTACGCGTGCGGCGACGCGAACGGCCGCAACATGCTCACGCACATGGGCAAGTACCAGGCGCGGCTGTTGGGCGACGTCCTCCTGGGCAAGCCCGCGAAGGCGTGGGCGGACGCGAAGGCCACGCCTCAGGTCATCTTCACGCACCCGCAGGTGGGCAGCGTGGGCCTCACCGAGGACCAGGCGCGCAAGGCAGGCGTGCCGGTGAAGACCGTGCAGTACGAGCTGGGCGACGTGGCCGGTGCGTCCGTCATGGGCAAGGACCTCAAGGGCACGGCCAAGCTGGTGGTGGACGAGCAGCGCCGGGTCATCGTGGGCGCCACGTTCACCGGGCCGGGCGTGGGCGAGATGATCCACGCGGCCACCA